The following coding sequences are from one Luteimonas sp. S4-F44 window:
- a CDS encoding PAS domain-containing hybrid sensor histidine kinase/response regulator: MLPGWILLLVSLGYAALLFAVAWYGDRRPLYPQRPWLRPLVYSLALAVYCSSWTFYGAVGTAARQGIGYLPIYLGPLLVLLFGWRILERLALIAQSQNTVSIADFIASRYGRSQRLAAMVAGIALVAAVPYLALQYKAVAISLGVLGGPDDAVTPFGDPAFYVAVLMALFAILFGTRKVDATEHRPGLMLAVALESLIKLLALVTVGLFATLWLGARDLHMVEATRALIDNAPPSGFVAQSLLAFAALICLPRQFHVAVVECGDVRDIRRARWLFGGYLMIVCLMVLPIASAGVTLFGRDGPVAPDSFVLALPMAENANVIALFAYIGGFSAATGMVIVSSVALATMLSNDLVMPLLLRRGYAERHGGNVGSTVLWIRRVAIIALAALAYGYYRVSGSDTTLAAYGLMSFAAVAQFAPALIGGLYWRGASRRGVEAGLLLGFAIWSYTLMLPALTESGWIQPQWLDAGPFGIAWLRPRALFGLAGWDPLTHGTFWSLLGNVGALLLVSARWRPSLDERLRAAPFLDPYAERRALASEDWSGNIRVGDLLTLIGRIVGDRTARRAFDEHAQTQARPLVLNASADRTWLQFTERQLAAAVGASSARLLMTSALKGSGMEVDEVVAMLDEAGQELRFNREVLSSTLENIDHGVSVVDRTMRLVAWNRSYQRLFGYPDNMLYVGRPVADLIRYNAERGELGPRDAIDIQTEVDKRIAYMRAGSPHVSERVLGNGQVIELRGQPLPGGGYATSYSDVTDYKRAERELREVNETLEQRVAERTREAEAAQESRSRFLTAVSHDVLQPLNAARLFTSALRETPDPGEQRHLAERIDTSLRAAEELLDGLLDVSRLDAGALKPDIVDFDVAELLRQLAGQYAPMAKARGLDIRLHAPPTPVRSDRRLLRRVLQNFLANALRYTRSGRIVLAARRRGDEVALQVWDTGPGIPEHHMSQIYDEFHRYEHSFDWDGRGLGLGLSICQRISRLLGHTLDARAMVGRGSMFSITVPRSASAAIVAAPAPAPLRDESLRGLRVLCVDNDDDILAGMRALLRRWDALPLCAKTIDEAIAAMDEAPDVLLVDFHLHDRLDGLDTLDALRGMAPETPGALLTADGSDALKQTARIRGYRVLTKPVKPASMRAFLAAQRSAMTARRARAEGRLV, from the coding sequence ATGCTGCCGGGCTGGATCCTGCTGCTGGTGTCGCTGGGCTACGCCGCGTTGCTGTTCGCGGTGGCGTGGTATGGCGACCGGCGGCCGCTGTATCCACAGCGGCCGTGGCTGCGCCCGCTGGTCTACAGCCTGGCGCTGGCGGTGTACTGCTCGTCGTGGACCTTCTACGGCGCGGTCGGCACTGCCGCGCGCCAGGGCATCGGTTACCTGCCGATCTACCTCGGCCCGCTGCTCGTGCTGCTGTTCGGCTGGCGCATCCTCGAGCGACTGGCGCTGATCGCGCAGTCGCAGAACACCGTCTCGATCGCCGACTTCATCGCCTCGCGCTACGGCCGCTCGCAGCGGCTGGCGGCGATGGTCGCGGGCATCGCGCTGGTGGCGGCAGTGCCGTACCTGGCGCTGCAGTACAAGGCGGTGGCGATCAGCCTGGGCGTGCTCGGCGGCCCGGATGACGCGGTCACGCCATTCGGCGACCCGGCGTTCTACGTCGCGGTGCTGATGGCACTGTTCGCCATCCTGTTCGGCACCCGCAAGGTCGATGCCACCGAGCACCGGCCCGGCCTGATGCTGGCGGTGGCGCTCGAATCACTGATCAAGCTGCTGGCGTTGGTCACGGTCGGCCTGTTCGCGACGCTGTGGCTGGGCGCGCGCGACCTGCACATGGTCGAGGCCACACGCGCGCTGATCGACAACGCGCCGCCCAGCGGCTTCGTGGCGCAGAGCCTGCTCGCGTTCGCGGCGCTGATCTGTCTGCCGCGCCAGTTCCACGTGGCGGTGGTCGAATGCGGCGACGTGCGCGACATCCGTCGTGCACGCTGGCTGTTCGGCGGCTACCTGATGATCGTCTGCCTGATGGTGCTGCCGATCGCCAGCGCCGGCGTCACGTTGTTCGGCCGCGACGGCCCGGTCGCCCCCGACAGCTTCGTGCTGGCGCTGCCGATGGCCGAGAACGCCAACGTGATCGCGCTGTTCGCCTACATCGGCGGGTTCTCGGCGGCGACCGGCATGGTCATCGTGTCGTCGGTCGCGCTGGCGACGATGCTCAGCAACGACCTGGTGATGCCGCTGCTGCTGCGCCGCGGCTACGCCGAACGCCACGGCGGCAATGTCGGCTCCACCGTGCTGTGGATCCGCCGGGTGGCGATCATCGCGCTGGCCGCATTGGCCTATGGGTACTACCGGGTCAGCGGCTCGGACACCACGCTGGCCGCTTACGGCTTGATGTCGTTCGCGGCGGTGGCGCAGTTCGCGCCGGCGCTGATCGGCGGGCTGTACTGGCGCGGTGCCAGCCGCCGCGGCGTCGAGGCCGGGCTGTTGCTGGGCTTCGCGATCTGGAGCTACACGCTGATGCTGCCCGCGCTGACCGAGTCGGGCTGGATCCAGCCGCAGTGGCTCGATGCCGGCCCGTTCGGCATCGCCTGGCTGCGGCCGCGCGCGCTGTTCGGGCTCGCCGGCTGGGACCCGCTGACCCACGGCACGTTCTGGTCGTTGCTTGGCAACGTCGGCGCGCTGCTGCTGGTGTCGGCGCGCTGGCGGCCCTCGCTCGACGAGCGCCTTCGCGCCGCACCCTTCCTCGACCCATATGCCGAGCGGCGTGCACTCGCATCGGAGGACTGGAGCGGCAACATCCGCGTTGGCGACCTGCTAACGCTGATCGGCCGCATCGTCGGCGACCGCACCGCGCGACGCGCATTCGATGAACACGCGCAGACGCAGGCGCGGCCCTTGGTGCTCAATGCCTCGGCTGACCGGACCTGGCTGCAGTTTACCGAGCGCCAGCTCGCCGCCGCGGTCGGCGCCTCGTCGGCGCGCCTGTTGATGACCAGCGCACTCAAGGGCTCGGGCATGGAGGTCGACGAGGTCGTCGCGATGCTCGACGAGGCCGGCCAGGAACTGCGCTTCAACCGCGAGGTGCTGTCCTCGACACTGGAAAACATCGACCACGGCGTGAGCGTGGTCGACCGCACCATGCGCCTGGTGGCGTGGAATCGCAGCTACCAGCGCCTGTTCGGCTATCCCGACAACATGCTCTACGTCGGCCGTCCGGTCGCCGACCTGATCCGCTACAACGCCGAGCGCGGCGAGCTTGGCCCGCGCGACGCGATCGACATCCAGACCGAGGTCGACAAGCGCATCGCCTACATGCGCGCCGGCTCGCCGCACGTCTCCGAACGCGTGCTCGGCAACGGCCAGGTCATCGAACTGCGAGGTCAGCCGCTGCCCGGCGGTGGCTATGCGACCAGCTACAGCGATGTCACCGACTACAAGCGCGCCGAACGCGAGCTGCGCGAGGTCAACGAAACACTCGAACAACGCGTGGCCGAGCGCACCCGTGAGGCCGAGGCCGCGCAGGAGTCGCGCTCGCGCTTCCTCACCGCGGTCAGCCACGACGTGCTGCAACCGCTCAATGCCGCGCGACTGTTCACCTCCGCGCTGCGCGAGACCCCCGATCCGGGCGAACAGCGCCACCTGGCCGAGCGCATCGACACCTCGCTGCGCGCCGCCGAGGAACTGCTCGACGGCCTGCTCGACGTCTCCCGGCTCGATGCCGGCGCGCTCAAGCCGGACATCGTCGACTTCGACGTCGCCGAACTGCTACGCCAGCTCGCCGGCCAATACGCGCCGATGGCCAAGGCGCGTGGCCTGGACATCCGCCTGCACGCCCCGCCCACGCCCGTACGCAGCGACCGCCGCCTGCTGCGTCGCGTGTTGCAGAACTTCCTGGCCAATGCGCTGCGCTACACCCGCAGCGGCCGCATCGTGCTGGCGGCGCGCCGGCGCGGCGACGAGGTCGCGCTGCAGGTCTGGGACACCGGGCCGGGCATTCCCGAGCACCACATGAGCCAGATCTACGACGAGTTCCACCGCTACGAGCACAGCTTCGACTGGGACGGCCGCGGCCTCGGCCTTGGCCTGTCGATCTGCCAGCGCATCTCGCGTCTGCTGGGGCATACGCTCGACGCGCGCGCGATGGTCGGCCGCGGCAGCATGTTCTCGATCACCGTGCCGCGCAGCGCATCGGCGGCGATCGTCGCTGCACCGGCGCCCGCACCACTGCGCGACGAATCGCTGCGCGGTCTGCGCGTGCTGTGCGTGGACAACGACGACGACATCCTCGCCGGCATGCGCGCCCTGCTGCGGCGCTGGGACGCGCTGCCGCTGTGCGCCAAGACCATCGACGAGGCGATCGCGGCGATGGACGAGGCGCCCGATGTACTGCTCGTCGACTTCCACCTGCACGACCGGCTTGACGGCCTCGACACCCTCGACGCCCTGCGCGGCATGGCGCCCGAGACGCCCGGCGCCCTACTGACCGCCGACGGCAGCGACGCGCTCAAGCAAACCGCCCGCATCCGTGGCTACCGGGTGCTCACCAAGCCCGTCAAACCGGCCTCGATGCGCGCCTTCCTCGCCGCCCAGCGCAGCGCGATGACCGCCCGCCGCGCCCGCGCCGAAGGCCGGCTCGTGTAG
- the ubiA gene encoding 4-hydroxybenzoate octaprenyltransferase, which yields MPASLSTSLSSPGWRQRLALYWKLVRGDRPIGWLLLLWPTWWALWIAAEGVPPLWTLAVFSAGVWLTRSAGCVINDYADRWLDPHVERTKDRPLASGAVRGREALWLFAGLMLVAFALVLTMNRLTVLMSVVGVLLAASYPYLKRYTHLPQVYLGLSFGWAIPMAFAAVQDTVPVVGWVLFVANIFWATAYDTWYAMVDREDDIRAGARSTAILFGRFDLLAQALLYMAMFAALAIAGHLAGLGPYYWLALAVAVGLVLWEFSIARNRERGPCFRAFLHNHWVGMTVFIGIAAHYALPPLTRLIG from the coding sequence ATGCCCGCATCGCTTTCCACCTCTTTGAGCTCCCCCGGCTGGCGCCAGCGCCTGGCGCTGTACTGGAAACTGGTCCGCGGCGACCGCCCGATCGGGTGGTTGCTGTTGCTGTGGCCGACCTGGTGGGCGCTCTGGATCGCCGCGGAGGGTGTGCCGCCGCTCTGGACGCTCGCTGTCTTCAGCGCCGGCGTTTGGCTGACGCGCTCGGCCGGCTGCGTGATCAACGACTATGCCGATCGCTGGCTCGACCCCCACGTCGAGCGCACCAAGGATCGACCGCTGGCAAGCGGTGCCGTGCGGGGGCGCGAAGCGCTGTGGTTGTTTGCGGGGTTGATGCTGGTCGCGTTCGCGCTGGTGCTGACGATGAACCGGCTGACGGTGCTGATGAGCGTCGTCGGCGTCTTGCTCGCCGCCAGCTACCCCTACCTCAAGCGCTACACGCACCTGCCGCAGGTGTACCTGGGCCTGTCGTTCGGCTGGGCGATCCCGATGGCCTTCGCGGCCGTGCAGGACACGGTGCCGGTGGTGGGCTGGGTGCTGTTCGTGGCCAACATCTTCTGGGCGACCGCGTACGACACTTGGTACGCGATGGTCGACCGCGAGGACGACATCCGAGCGGGCGCGCGCTCCACCGCGATCCTGTTCGGACGCTTCGACCTACTCGCGCAGGCGCTGCTCTATATGGCGATGTTCGCCGCCCTTGCGATCGCCGGTCACCTGGCGGGGCTTGGCCCCTATTACTGGCTGGCGCTCGCCGTCGCGGTGGGGCTGGTGCTGTGGGAGTTCTCGATCGCGCGCAACCGCGAGCGCGGGCCCTGCTTCCGCGCGTTCCTGCACAACCACTGGGTCGGCATGACGGTCTTCATCGGCATCGCCGCGCACTACGCACTGCCGCCGCTGACCCGGTTGATCGGCTGA
- a CDS encoding polysaccharide biosynthesis tyrosine autokinase translates to MSKETGVSAKGEDEIDLRELVGLLIDRKWWIIVITAAFFVVSVAYALLATPIYQARSMVQVESKAPSIPGLPDLSSLGGGVTSAAATTEVALITSRTVIGDAVDSTHADVVIEPVRFPLIGGFLARRFSPETPDAVASPWFGLSRYGWGGEHVEIAGMTVPSMWENQPLTLRVGDDASRFSLFGPDDQLLLEGTVGTDAEGGGIRLQVAALRANPGTRFKVTKLRRLDVVSGFQQSVSAAEQGRESGILQLSFEHPDPQFAETFLQAVASAYVRQNVERNSAEAGAQLEFVREQLPTVRLQVEAAQKAMNAYQTRANSVDITMQTQGLLQQEVAVETSIQQLRLQQAEMDRSFTREHPAYRALLKQIGELEARKAGFQKQVGELPDTQQELLTLTRDLQVSNELYTGLLNQAQQLDVARAGTVGNVRIVDPAVVDTQRPVKPRKPLIVLIGTFLGAFLAVGLVFLQRMLHAGIEDPAQIEELGLPVYASIPLSESRDLLIMDRLRNRKGRVRRDPGFDKRQHLLAVNAPADLAIEAIRSLRTSLHFAMLEAKNNILAISGPRPAVGKTFVSANLAAVIAQVGQRVLVIDADMRKGTLHKVLGVPQTGGLSDVLGGKLEAADAIHTTDGVENMHYMVRGDIPPNPSELLMHPRFGQLLEALSKQYDLVIVDTPPILAVTDAALIARHAGSSLLVTRFGVNQPKEILLTKKRFEQNGVQVKGVIFNAVEKRTTGYYSYGYYEYTADKA, encoded by the coding sequence ATGAGCAAGGAAACCGGAGTGTCCGCCAAGGGCGAGGACGAGATCGATCTGCGCGAACTCGTGGGCCTGTTGATTGACCGAAAGTGGTGGATCATCGTTATCACGGCGGCGTTCTTTGTGGTCAGCGTGGCCTACGCGCTGCTGGCGACGCCGATCTACCAGGCGCGCTCGATGGTGCAGGTGGAGTCGAAGGCGCCCAGCATTCCGGGCCTGCCGGATCTGTCGTCGCTGGGCGGTGGCGTCACGTCGGCGGCAGCGACGACGGAAGTCGCACTGATCACGTCGCGCACGGTGATCGGCGATGCAGTCGACAGCACGCATGCCGATGTGGTCATCGAGCCGGTGCGCTTCCCGTTGATCGGCGGTTTCCTCGCGCGCCGTTTCTCGCCCGAGACGCCTGATGCGGTGGCTTCGCCGTGGTTCGGGCTGTCGCGTTACGGCTGGGGCGGCGAGCATGTCGAGATCGCCGGCATGACGGTGCCGTCGATGTGGGAGAACCAGCCGCTGACGCTGCGCGTGGGCGATGACGCTTCGCGTTTCAGCCTGTTCGGGCCGGACGACCAGTTGTTGCTCGAAGGGACAGTCGGCACCGATGCAGAAGGCGGTGGCATCAGGCTGCAGGTGGCGGCACTACGCGCCAATCCAGGCACGCGGTTCAAGGTGACGAAGCTGCGCCGTCTCGACGTCGTGTCCGGTTTTCAGCAGAGTGTTAGCGCAGCCGAACAGGGGCGCGAGTCCGGCATCCTGCAGTTGTCGTTCGAGCATCCAGATCCGCAGTTCGCCGAGACCTTCCTGCAGGCGGTCGCATCCGCTTATGTGCGCCAGAACGTCGAGCGCAACTCGGCCGAAGCCGGTGCGCAGCTGGAGTTCGTGCGCGAGCAGTTGCCGACGGTGCGTCTCCAGGTGGAGGCGGCGCAGAAGGCGATGAACGCGTACCAGACCCGCGCGAATTCGGTCGACATCACGATGCAGACCCAGGGGCTGCTGCAGCAGGAAGTGGCGGTCGAGACCAGCATCCAGCAGTTGCGCCTGCAACAAGCCGAGATGGATCGCAGCTTCACGCGCGAGCACCCGGCGTACCGCGCGTTGCTCAAGCAGATCGGCGAACTCGAAGCGCGTAAGGCCGGCTTCCAGAAGCAGGTTGGCGAGTTGCCCGACACCCAGCAGGAATTGCTGACACTGACGCGTGACTTGCAGGTCAGCAACGAGCTCTACACCGGGCTACTCAATCAGGCGCAGCAGCTCGACGTTGCACGCGCCGGTACCGTGGGCAACGTGCGGATCGTCGATCCGGCGGTCGTCGATACCCAGCGTCCGGTGAAGCCGCGCAAGCCGCTGATCGTGCTGATCGGGACATTCCTGGGCGCATTCCTTGCCGTGGGCCTGGTGTTTCTGCAGCGTATGCTGCACGCCGGCATCGAGGATCCCGCGCAGATCGAGGAACTCGGGCTTCCGGTCTACGCCTCCATCCCACTCAGCGAGTCGCGCGATTTGCTGATCATGGATCGGCTGCGCAACCGCAAGGGGCGCGTGCGCCGCGATCCAGGCTTCGACAAGCGGCAGCACCTGCTCGCGGTCAATGCACCCGCGGACCTGGCGATCGAGGCGATCCGCAGCCTGCGCACCAGCCTGCATTTCGCGATGCTCGAGGCCAAGAACAACATCCTGGCGATCTCCGGCCCGCGCCCGGCGGTGGGCAAGACCTTTGTGTCGGCGAACCTGGCCGCGGTGATCGCGCAGGTCGGGCAACGCGTGCTGGTGATCGACGCGGACATGCGCAAGGGTACGCTGCACAAGGTGCTGGGTGTGCCGCAAACCGGTGGTCTATCCGATGTGCTCGGCGGCAAGCTGGAGGCGGCCGATGCGATCCACACGACCGATGGCGTGGAGAACATGCACTACATGGTGCGCGGCGACATCCCGCCGAACCCGTCGGAACTGCTGATGCATCCGCGCTTCGGCCAGTTGCTGGAGGCATTGTCGAAGCAGTACGACCTGGTGATCGTCGATACCCCGCCGATCCTGGCCGTCACCGACGCCGCGCTGATCGCCCGCCATGCCGGCTCGAGCCTGCTGGTGACGCGCTTCGGCGTGAACCAGCCCAAGGAGATCCTGCTGACCAAGAAGCGCTTCGAGCAGAACGGCGTGCAGGTCAAGGGCGTGATCTTCAACGCGGTCGAGAAGCGCACCACCGGCTACTACAGCTACGGCTACTACGAGTACACGGCCGACAAGGCCTGA
- a CDS encoding low molecular weight protein-tyrosine-phosphatase: MFRKVLFVCIGNICRSPTAEIVLRSVLGTSGVAVSSAGLQALVDRPIDPTAGLLLQERGLDTDQHRARQLTPALLADADLVLVMERAHQARIAREVPQASGKVMLLGKWIGEREIPDPYRQQRPAFEHVLRLVDESVAAWQRYLR, from the coding sequence GTGTTTCGGAAGGTCTTGTTCGTCTGCATCGGTAACATCTGCCGCAGCCCAACCGCGGAGATCGTGTTGCGATCGGTGCTCGGGACCTCCGGCGTCGCCGTATCGTCGGCCGGGCTGCAGGCGCTGGTCGACCGCCCGATCGACCCGACCGCAGGCCTGCTGTTGCAGGAACGTGGCCTCGACACCGATCAACATCGCGCCCGCCAGTTGACGCCCGCCCTGCTTGCCGATGCCGACCTGGTACTGGTGATGGAGCGGGCCCACCAGGCGCGGATCGCCCGTGAGGTGCCACAGGCTAGCGGTAAGGTGATGCTGCTGGGCAAGTGGATCGGCGAACGCGAGATTCCGGATCCGTATCGACAGCAACGCCCCGCCTTCGAACACGTATTGCGCCTGGTCGACGAATCGGTCGCCGCTTGGCAGCGCTACCTTCGCTAG
- a CDS encoding polysaccharide biosynthesis/export family protein, whose translation MRVTLRPLIALVAVSALSGCIWSPGQHLRPGSANDEGIRTVGNDQLDLIPITPKLIAMERATQQTTGGLPTALVEYQPSAYTIGVGDVLYITVWDHPELTVPAGAQQQLNAAGRHVQTDGTLFYPYIGKVQAAGRTPAELRADIAGKLARYIESPQVDVSVMNYGSQRAWVTGATANSTAVPLTMTPMTLNDAISQAGINPTVADLSGVRLTRDGLSYTIDLDRQSGDAIYLKSGDHLYIPFLDAKEVFVVGEVTQPGAQSFRTGNISLSQALGRARGLLQTTSNGNAVYVIRGARGLEADAPPSVVYQLEAKSPAAFAVASQFQLQPGDVVFVGAAGITRWNRFIAQLIPFSGLIRNAAGTSNDLE comes from the coding sequence ATGCGCGTAACGCTGCGCCCGCTCATCGCCCTCGTCGCCGTCTCCGCCCTGTCAGGGTGCATCTGGAGCCCCGGCCAGCATCTGCGCCCCGGCAGCGCCAACGATGAGGGCATCCGCACGGTCGGTAACGACCAGCTCGACCTGATCCCAATCACCCCCAAGCTGATCGCGATGGAGCGCGCCACCCAGCAGACGACCGGTGGTTTGCCGACTGCACTGGTCGAGTATCAGCCGTCCGCCTACACCATCGGGGTCGGCGATGTGCTCTACATCACGGTCTGGGACCACCCCGAACTCACGGTGCCCGCGGGCGCGCAGCAACAGCTCAACGCCGCCGGCCGCCATGTGCAGACCGACGGCACGCTGTTCTATCCCTATATCGGCAAGGTCCAGGCCGCAGGCCGCACGCCGGCCGAACTGCGCGCGGACATCGCCGGCAAGCTGGCGCGCTACATCGAATCGCCGCAGGTCGACGTCTCGGTGATGAATTACGGCAGCCAGCGCGCCTGGGTCACTGGCGCGACCGCCAATTCGACCGCCGTGCCGCTGACCATGACGCCGATGACGCTCAACGATGCGATCAGCCAGGCCGGCATCAACCCGACGGTCGCCGACCTCTCGGGCGTGCGCCTGACCCGCGACGGCCTCAGCTACACGATCGACCTGGATCGCCAGTCAGGCGATGCGATCTATCTCAAGTCTGGCGACCATCTGTACATCCCGTTCCTCGACGCCAAGGAAGTCTTCGTGGTCGGCGAGGTGACGCAACCCGGCGCGCAGAGCTTCCGCACGGGCAACATCAGCCTGAGCCAGGCGCTGGGCCGCGCGCGCGGCCTGCTGCAGACCACGTCCAACGGCAATGCGGTCTATGTGATCCGCGGGGCACGCGGTCTCGAGGCCGACGCGCCGCCGTCCGTGGTCTACCAGCTCGAAGCCAAGTCTCCGGCGGCATTCGCGGTGGCCAGTCAGTTCCAACTGCAACCCGGCGACGTGGTCTTCGTCGGTGCCGCCGGCATCACCCGGTGGAACCGCTTCATTGCCCAGCTGATTCCCTTCTCGGGCCTGATTCGCAACGCTGCTGGCACCAGCAACGACCTGGAATGA
- a CDS encoding YjbF family lipoprotein: protein MARSYPASAMRALAALCLVLLLSVLAGCSGLSRGSLDAARLAVFGAKLEITPEQVAANPYAQMLVRGDDFEALMVLGNDDAGRSAWYSPDRRIVFLRDGLLAGTAGLPQDANDIRLVGDSPFSRLATLQGASPTLRRYDWMPGYRHGAMVEGELRRIGPEQVEILGTMHTLVRFDEALRGAGVDATNQYWVEPQTGFIRKSRQLVAPGHSVDLVQLKPYRPGGAR, encoded by the coding sequence ATGGCCCGATCCTACCCCGCGTCCGCCATGCGGGCGCTGGCAGCGCTTTGCCTCGTCCTGCTGCTGTCGGTGCTGGCCGGTTGCAGCGGCCTGAGCCGCGGCAGTCTCGATGCCGCCCGCCTTGCGGTTTTCGGCGCCAAGCTCGAGATCACGCCGGAGCAGGTGGCCGCCAACCCGTATGCCCAGATGCTGGTGCGGGGCGACGACTTCGAAGCGTTGATGGTGCTGGGCAACGACGATGCCGGCCGCAGCGCCTGGTACAGCCCCGACCGCAGGATCGTGTTCTTGCGCGACGGTCTGTTGGCCGGGACCGCCGGACTGCCGCAGGATGCCAACGACATTCGCCTGGTGGGCGACAGTCCGTTCTCGCGGCTGGCGACCTTGCAGGGCGCGTCTCCCACGCTGCGACGCTATGACTGGATGCCGGGCTATCGCCATGGTGCGATGGTCGAAGGCGAACTGCGGCGTATCGGCCCGGAGCAGGTGGAGATCCTCGGCACGATGCACACGCTGGTGCGTTTCGATGAAGCGCTGCGCGGCGCCGGTGTCGATGCGACCAACCAGTATTGGGTGGAACCGCAGACCGGCTTCATCCGCAAGAGCCGGCAGCTCGTCGCGCCCGGCCACAGCGTGGATCTGGTGCAGCTCAAGCCGTACCGGCCGGGAGGCGCGCGATGA
- a CDS encoding capsule biosynthesis GfcC family protein, which yields MKRIPLCLALLTASVAQAESGTLQVRVDGAVQRPADYQVPTGTRLADVLLAAMPTDAAYTTGAALLRPSALEAQTRLKAGVLHDLQAVQAGANVPSSTIATAARLETELAALPVTGRVNNELDARVVEVRPEANLVLRPGDRITYPTRPADVRVTGAVVATCTLPHVPLRDAVDYLRDCPVAGADRDLLFAVQPDGTVQMLGIAGWNRSPRQALAPGATLYVPLPERDLHRAGAPDLNRELAAFLATQPLPSLPAHAPDTSNTDPAP from the coding sequence ATGAAGCGGATACCGCTATGTCTGGCCCTGCTGACGGCAAGCGTCGCACAGGCCGAATCCGGGACGTTACAGGTCCGCGTCGACGGCGCCGTGCAACGGCCGGCCGACTACCAGGTTCCGACCGGGACTCGTTTGGCTGACGTCCTGCTGGCAGCGATGCCGACCGATGCGGCCTACACCACCGGCGCCGCGTTGCTGCGCCCATCTGCGCTCGAAGCACAGACCCGGCTCAAGGCGGGCGTGCTGCACGACCTGCAAGCCGTGCAAGCGGGTGCCAATGTGCCGTCGTCCACAATCGCCACCGCCGCCCGACTGGAAACCGAGTTGGCCGCGCTTCCGGTCACCGGGCGCGTCAACAACGAACTCGACGCGCGCGTCGTCGAGGTGCGGCCCGAGGCCAACCTCGTCCTGCGGCCTGGCGACCGGATCACCTATCCAACGCGTCCCGCGGACGTACGCGTCACCGGCGCGGTGGTTGCCACATGCACCCTGCCGCATGTGCCGCTGCGCGATGCCGTCGACTATCTACGCGATTGCCCGGTTGCAGGCGCTGACCGCGACCTGCTGTTCGCGGTGCAGCCCGACGGCACGGTGCAGATGCTCGGCATCGCCGGCTGGAACCGCAGCCCCAGGCAGGCGCTCGCCCCGGGCGCGACGCTCTATGTCCCGCTGCCCGAGCGCGACCTGCACCGCGCCGGGGCGCCAGACCTCAACCGCGAACTCGCGGCGTTTCTGGCCACTCAACCGCTTCCTTCCTTGCCCGCCCACGCGCCGGACACTTCGAATACGGATCCCGCACCATGA